One window from the genome of Metabacillus flavus encodes:
- a CDS encoding YuzL family protein → MAKLKKNPSKAGVSAASVKGNAGPVNEQDGGGKRTSTNQQYKKHNMDES, encoded by the coding sequence ATGGCAAAATTGAAAAAAAATCCATCAAAAGCAGGCGTCAGTGCTGCGAGTGTTAAAGGAAACGCAGGTCCTGTCAACGAGCAGGATGGCGGAGGCAAACGTACAAGCACCAATCAGCAATACAAGAAGCATAATATGGACGAATCATAA
- a CDS encoding proline dehydrogenase family protein, protein METVMRNFFLFLSKNRGLTKVAKRYGLKFGAARFVAGETIELASEAIRQLNNKGLDVTIDYLGEFVDNAAEANEMADNSIKAIEAIGRERLQSQLSLKMTSMGLDISDALVMNNMRRILEAAKKNDVFVTIDMEDYSRCGKTIEIFKKLREEYDNIGTVIQAYLYRTEEDIEDLNKYSPNLRLVKGAYKESPQVAFPEKKDVDENFKKIIKMHLLNGNYTAVATHDDAIIEYTKQLVEEHNIPLDQFEFQMLFGIRPERQLELVNEGYKMRVYVPYGNDWYGYFMRRLAERPANVAFVLKGVMKK, encoded by the coding sequence ATGGAAACAGTAATGCGCAATTTTTTCTTGTTTTTGTCCAAAAATAGAGGGCTTACAAAAGTCGCCAAAAGGTATGGACTTAAATTCGGTGCTGCCCGATTTGTTGCTGGCGAAACAATTGAACTGGCTTCAGAAGCCATTCGGCAGCTTAACAATAAGGGTCTTGATGTCACCATTGACTATCTTGGGGAATTTGTAGATAATGCGGCCGAAGCGAATGAGATGGCGGACAATTCCATTAAGGCAATAGAAGCAATCGGCAGAGAAAGGCTCCAGTCTCAGCTCTCTTTAAAAATGACTTCCATGGGTCTCGATATTTCTGATGCGCTGGTGATGAACAATATGCGCAGAATTCTTGAAGCAGCGAAGAAAAATGATGTTTTCGTTACGATCGATATGGAGGATTACAGCCGGTGCGGCAAAACCATAGAGATTTTCAAGAAACTCAGAGAAGAGTATGACAATATCGGAACTGTTATTCAGGCATACTTATACCGGACTGAAGAAGACATCGAGGATTTGAACAAATACAGTCCGAATTTAAGATTAGTTAAGGGCGCTTACAAAGAATCCCCTCAAGTAGCCTTCCCTGAGAAAAAAGATGTAGATGAAAATTTCAAAAAGATCATCAAGATGCATCTGCTGAATGGAAACTATACAGCTGTTGCCACTCATGATGACGCCATTATTGAATATACAAAGCAGCTTGTAGAGGAGCATAATATTCCGCTTGACCAATTCGAATTTCAGATGCTTTTCGGCATCCGTCCGGAGAGGCAGCTGGAGCTTGTAAATGAAGGATATAAAATGCGTGTATATGTACCTTATGGAAACGACTGGTATGGCTACTTCATGAGAAGACTTGCTGAGCGGCCTGCGAATGTAGCGTTCGTCCTTAAGGGAGTCATGAAGAAATAA
- a CDS encoding spore coat protein, with amino-acid sequence MNQNQNQQSGKIGNQETQVPKTPQMNERDFVNDLLATEKYMTDAYCTAMNEMSHESLYKDIQSIFNETQDCQRHLYNLMFKNGWYKVEAEQAQKMQQTHQQFSGYAQQQSPYGGLMQ; translated from the coding sequence ATGAACCAAAACCAAAATCAGCAATCCGGAAAAATAGGCAACCAGGAAACACAGGTACCCAAAACACCGCAAATGAACGAACGTGACTTTGTAAATGATCTGCTCGCCACTGAAAAATACATGACAGACGCCTATTGTACAGCAATGAATGAAATGAGCCACGAAAGTTTATACAAAGATATACAGTCCATCTTCAACGAAACCCAGGACTGCCAGAGACACCTCTATAATTTAATGTTCAAAAACGGCTGGTACAAAGTCGAAGCCGAGCAAGCCCAAAAAATGCAGCAAACCCATCAGCAATTCTCCGGCTACGCCCAGCAGCAATCACCGTATGGGGGTTTGATGCAATAA
- a CDS encoding DUF2573 family protein has translation MDKTFKDQFDGLFEKYCELLIGASANDEQEKVEMWALYTHMAKTMPNLVRHWNAEYPEFKLAMKQVSTDVKEMNEKHRENNQKKKDD, from the coding sequence ATGGACAAAACGTTTAAAGACCAATTCGACGGCCTGTTTGAAAAATACTGCGAGCTCCTAATCGGCGCTTCGGCTAATGACGAGCAGGAGAAAGTGGAGATGTGGGCACTCTATACCCACATGGCCAAAACCATGCCGAATCTGGTGCGGCACTGGAACGCAGAATACCCCGAATTTAAACTTGCTATGAAACAAGTGAGCACCGATGTCAAAGAAATGAATGAAAAGCACCGTGAAAACAACCAAAAGAAAAAAGACGACTAA
- a CDS encoding IucA/IucC family C-terminal-domain containing protein encodes MAEFIETELAELEKFRLGRKRWSSSLSVEVKDLLDPESLKTYLDKVKPKIEAPDRKTAVSMLLKRYGFLAALTLYSMTVFNKAPILRPENLSLETDDQDPLWLPSFHFHNMEAIVPGNNESREEWRSSVIRQLFAENIHPLIKTASRNTSISKWILWENVSIYVRWMFETLMASVPEGISREKVESDFNFTVAQAEGSLFGDFHQNPLKRYDGQITIQPETGQEIRMRRTCCLFYLTSDRGARCKTCPVKCVKPPKGYGG; translated from the coding sequence ATGGCTGAATTTATAGAAACGGAGCTTGCGGAACTGGAAAAATTCCGTTTGGGAAGGAAGCGGTGGTCTTCCAGCCTTTCTGTTGAAGTAAAAGATCTCCTTGACCCTGAATCTTTAAAAACGTATTTGGACAAAGTAAAACCGAAGATTGAAGCCCCTGACCGAAAAACTGCGGTATCCATGCTTTTGAAGCGTTATGGATTTTTAGCGGCTCTAACACTGTATTCCATGACTGTCTTTAATAAAGCTCCAATCCTAAGACCGGAAAATTTATCCTTGGAAACGGATGATCAGGATCCGCTATGGCTTCCGTCCTTCCATTTTCATAACATGGAAGCAATCGTTCCGGGAAATAATGAAAGCAGGGAAGAATGGAGAAGCTCGGTTATTCGGCAGCTTTTTGCAGAAAACATTCATCCTCTGATAAAAACAGCAAGCAGAAATACGAGTATTTCCAAATGGATCCTTTGGGAAAATGTCTCCATCTATGTAAGGTGGATGTTCGAAACGCTTATGGCTTCTGTTCCTGAGGGGATCAGCCGCGAGAAGGTAGAAAGCGACTTTAATTTTACAGTAGCACAAGCAGAAGGCTCCCTCTTTGGAGATTTCCACCAGAATCCGTTGAAACGATATGACGGGCAGATAACTATCCAGCCTGAAACAGGCCAGGAAATCAGAATGAGACGCACATGCTGTCTGTTTTATTTAACTTCAGACCGCGGAGCCCGCTGCAAAACTTGTCCAGTTAAATGTGTAAAACCACCTAAAGGATACGGGGGATAA
- a CDS encoding ABC transporter ATP-binding protein, which yields MSAIETKSLTLSYGDSIIIDELDLTLPKGEITVFIGSNGCGKSTLLRSLARLLKPSHGSVLLEGGSIAKLPTKDVAKKLAILPQGPAAPEGLTVLQLVKQGRYPYQNWLSQWSKEDEDAVYKALESTRMLDFADRAVDSLSGGQRQRAWIAMTLAQDTDIILLDEPTTYLDMTHQIEVLDLLFELNERENRTIVMVLHDLNLACRYAHHLVAIKDRKIHDQGKPEDVISCSLVQDVFQMNCEVTVDPLFGTPLCIPHGRGRCILKEVSMQNG from the coding sequence ATGAGTGCAATTGAAACGAAATCCCTTACCTTATCTTACGGGGATTCCATTATTATAGATGAACTGGATCTGACACTTCCGAAAGGCGAAATTACGGTTTTTATCGGAAGCAATGGCTGCGGAAAATCAACATTGCTCCGTTCCCTGGCAAGACTTTTAAAGCCGAGCCACGGTTCCGTCCTTTTAGAAGGAGGGTCCATCGCAAAGCTTCCGACAAAGGATGTTGCCAAAAAGCTGGCTATTCTTCCTCAAGGACCGGCAGCTCCGGAAGGACTTACCGTTCTTCAGCTTGTTAAACAAGGGCGTTATCCCTACCAAAACTGGCTGAGCCAGTGGTCAAAAGAGGATGAGGATGCCGTTTATAAAGCACTTGAATCTACAAGAATGCTTGATTTTGCCGACCGTGCTGTCGACTCACTATCAGGAGGACAGCGCCAGCGCGCCTGGATTGCAATGACGCTCGCACAGGACACAGATATTATTCTCCTGGATGAACCGACGACCTATCTTGATATGACCCATCAAATTGAAGTTCTAGATTTGCTGTTTGAGCTGAACGAACGTGAAAACCGCACAATCGTCATGGTGCTGCATGACTTAAACTTAGCTTGCCGGTATGCGCATCATCTTGTAGCTATTAAAGACAGGAAGATCCATGATCAGGGTAAACCGGAAGATGTCATAAGCTGCAGCCTTGTTCAAGATGTATTTCAAATGAACTGCGAGGTTACTGTGGATCCCCTTTTCGGAACACCGTTATGTATTCCGCACGGACGGGGCCGCTGTATTTTGAAAGAAGTGAGTATGCAAAATGGCTGA
- a CDS encoding FecCD family ABC transporter permease produces MLVKSYSQKFILLLGLFLILAAAMCASIVYGYARTNWTTAFQAFTDFAGSNEHIIITSVRLPRALIAALVGASLAMAGAIMQALTKNPLASPGVFGINAGAGFFVVAAVSIFHVSSLQAFTWLSFLGAAAAALTVYFIGSMGREGLTPVKLTLAGAAMAALFSSLTQGLLVVNEAALDQVLFWLAGSIQGRKLESLIAVLPYMTAAFVICGFLGPKINVLTMGEDVAKGLGQKTGTVKIFAAIAVIFLAGGAVSISGPISFVGIVIPHLARYFVGNDHRWILPYSAVLGGILLTVSDIAARYVVMPEEVPVGVMTALIGTPFFIYIARKGFDRA; encoded by the coding sequence ATGCTGGTTAAGTCTTACTCACAAAAATTCATTCTATTATTAGGACTGTTCTTGATCCTTGCTGCTGCTATGTGCGCAAGTATCGTGTACGGGTATGCCCGGACGAATTGGACAACTGCCTTCCAGGCATTTACCGATTTTGCCGGCTCTAATGAACATATTATCATTACATCAGTCAGACTTCCGCGTGCTTTAATTGCCGCACTGGTGGGGGCAAGTCTTGCCATGGCAGGAGCGATCATGCAGGCGCTGACGAAAAATCCGCTTGCATCACCAGGGGTTTTTGGAATCAATGCAGGGGCAGGATTCTTTGTAGTCGCTGCCGTTTCCATTTTTCATGTTTCATCCCTTCAGGCATTTACGTGGCTTTCTTTCCTTGGCGCTGCCGCCGCTGCTTTAACGGTCTATTTTATTGGATCGATGGGCAGGGAGGGACTGACGCCTGTAAAATTGACGCTTGCGGGAGCTGCAATGGCTGCGCTCTTTAGTTCTCTAACACAGGGCTTGCTGGTTGTAAATGAAGCAGCTCTGGATCAGGTTCTGTTTTGGCTGGCAGGATCCATTCAAGGAAGAAAGCTTGAATCTCTTATTGCAGTACTCCCGTATATGACTGCGGCATTTGTCATATGCGGCTTCCTTGGCCCGAAAATCAATGTCCTTACAATGGGCGAAGATGTAGCAAAGGGGCTTGGACAGAAAACAGGGACTGTGAAAATTTTTGCCGCCATTGCCGTTATTTTTCTGGCAGGCGGGGCCGTATCCATATCGGGTCCGATTAGCTTTGTGGGAATTGTCATCCCGCATTTGGCCCGTTATTTTGTCGGAAACGATCACCGCTGGATTTTGCCTTATTCTGCAGTGCTTGGAGGAATTCTCCTCACTGTTTCGGATATTGCAGCCCGTTATGTGGTTATGCCTGAGGAAGTGCCGGTCGGAGTTATGACCGCGCTTATTGGAACACCTTTCTTTATCTACATCGCAAGAAAGGGGTTTGATCGGGCATGA
- a CDS encoding ABC transporter substrate-binding protein: protein MSRTYRKSWLSITALILSLTLLLAACGGNTESKKEEASPEETYQVKHAMGEAKIPKKPERVVVLTNEGTEAALAMGVKPVGAVQSWLGNPWYDHIKNDMKDVKVVGTESEVNVEAIAALKPDLIIGNKMRQEAVYEKLSAIAPTVFAETLRGDWKENFSLYSKALDREEEGKKVIADFDARIDSIKEESGDKLSQKVSVVRFMAGKTRVYYKDTFSGVIFDQLGIKYPEATDKLFADNQEDLFVREVGKEAIPQMDGDLLFYFTYAPEGDKEAVKTEEEFTKDPLWQNLNAVKNGKAYKVDDAIWNTAGGVMAANKMLDEIEQYIIQK, encoded by the coding sequence ATGAGTCGTACATACAGAAAGTCCTGGTTAAGCATCACCGCATTAATTCTTAGTCTTACCCTGTTGCTGGCAGCCTGCGGCGGCAATACGGAAAGCAAAAAGGAAGAAGCCAGTCCAGAAGAAACGTATCAAGTAAAGCATGCAATGGGTGAAGCTAAGATCCCGAAAAAGCCTGAACGTGTCGTTGTTTTAACAAATGAGGGTACTGAAGCTGCGCTGGCCATGGGGGTCAAGCCTGTTGGAGCGGTTCAATCCTGGCTTGGAAATCCTTGGTATGATCATATTAAGAATGATATGAAGGATGTAAAAGTAGTAGGAACAGAAAGCGAAGTAAATGTAGAAGCCATTGCTGCCTTAAAGCCTGACTTGATTATCGGCAACAAAATGCGTCAGGAAGCAGTTTATGAAAAGTTAAGTGCCATCGCGCCAACTGTATTCGCTGAAACACTTCGCGGAGATTGGAAGGAAAACTTCTCTCTTTATTCCAAGGCTTTAGATCGTGAAGAAGAAGGAAAGAAAGTTATTGCAGATTTCGATGCACGTATTGATTCCATTAAAGAAGAAAGCGGAGATAAACTTTCCCAAAAGGTTTCAGTCGTTCGCTTTATGGCCGGCAAAACCCGTGTTTACTACAAGGACACGTTCTCAGGAGTTATCTTTGATCAGCTTGGAATTAAGTACCCTGAAGCAACGGATAAGCTGTTTGCTGACAATCAGGAAGATTTGTTTGTAAGAGAAGTTGGCAAGGAAGCCATTCCGCAGATGGATGGAGATTTGCTCTTCTATTTCACTTATGCTCCCGAAGGGGATAAAGAAGCGGTTAAAACTGAAGAAGAATTCACAAAGGATCCTCTTTGGCAAAACCTTAATGCTGTGAAAAACGGTAAAGCTTACAAAGTAGATGATGCCATTTGGAATACAGCAGGCGGTGTTATGGCTGCAAACAAAATGCTGGATGAAATCGAACAATACATCATTCAAAAATAA
- a CDS encoding ZIP family metal transporter: MGQAALWGAFAGSSILIGALLGMLKRIPPRMVGWIMAFGTGVLIGAASFDLLEESLDGGGITSTTIGFIGGALLFTVSELIIANKGGHQRKRSKENPENHSGVSIFIGTIIDAVPESVIIGVSILQQGSVSILMVIAVFISNFPEGLSSTTGLIKDGYSRKKILFMWVIVVLLATVSSLLGYSLLQNASPVFTASIGAFAAGGIIAMVASTMMPEAYEEGGPIVGMITSLGVLCSMILSQL; the protein is encoded by the coding sequence ATGGGGCAAGCAGCATTATGGGGCGCTTTTGCGGGATCGTCGATTTTAATCGGTGCGCTTTTGGGAATGCTGAAACGAATCCCTCCGCGCATGGTTGGATGGATCATGGCATTTGGAACAGGAGTCCTGATTGGAGCTGCTTCCTTTGATTTGTTAGAGGAGTCTTTGGATGGAGGGGGAATCACTTCCACCACGATCGGCTTCATTGGAGGAGCTCTGCTTTTCACGGTAAGCGAGCTCATCATCGCCAACAAAGGCGGACATCAGAGGAAGAGATCCAAGGAAAACCCTGAAAATCATTCTGGCGTCTCGATTTTTATAGGAACGATTATTGACGCCGTGCCTGAATCCGTCATTATTGGTGTAAGCATCCTTCAGCAGGGCTCTGTTAGTATTTTGATGGTTATTGCTGTTTTCATCAGTAATTTCCCAGAAGGATTGTCAAGTACAACCGGTTTGATTAAAGATGGTTATTCAAGAAAGAAGATTTTATTTATGTGGGTAATTGTCGTTTTGCTGGCTACGGTCAGTTCTTTGCTCGGTTATTCTCTTCTGCAAAATGCTTCACCTGTTTTCACGGCTTCAATTGGAGCCTTTGCTGCTGGAGGCATCATTGCAATGGTCGCTTCCACCATGATGCCGGAAGCATATGAGGAAGGCGGTCCAATTGTAGGAATGATCACTTCTTTAGGTGTTTTATGCTCGATGATTTTATCTCAGCTATAA
- a CDS encoding TrkH family potassium uptake protein, giving the protein MQRMKMPKVIKLKPSQLLVLTFAIGIAAGTCLLKLPLSTTQGISWVDALFVTTSAMTVTGLSSVDPSTAFTMFGQTVIAFLIQLGGLGIMSFAVLIYMMLGRKVGIQDRMVMQQALNQTNIGGVIRLVKYMFIFAFAIEFVAMIFLSIVWVPELGWRKGVFYGFFHAISAFNNAGFGLFSNNLINYVGNPIINIVISALFIVGGIGFTVLVDMWQNKRFKKFSLHTKIMLIATLVINLMSMLLLFVLEYGNPGTLGGLSLADKLWASWFQAVSPRTAGFNTLDIGAMHEASIFFIMILMFIGAGSASTGGGIKLTTAIVIFLATLTFLKGRKEITVGKRALDGGYIVRALSITIISILFIVAAIFLMTITENESFLEIAFEVVSAFGTVGLSMGVTANFTDFGKIVLVFIMFLGKVGPLTLIYSLATPSGKELVRYPKEDILTG; this is encoded by the coding sequence ATGCAGCGGATGAAGATGCCGAAAGTCATTAAACTGAAACCATCTCAATTGCTTGTTTTAACATTTGCTATAGGTATTGCGGCAGGCACCTGCCTGCTAAAGCTCCCATTGTCCACTACCCAAGGAATTTCATGGGTAGATGCTTTGTTTGTGACAACATCTGCTATGACCGTAACAGGTCTTTCTTCCGTGGATCCAAGCACAGCATTTACAATGTTTGGACAAACAGTAATCGCTTTCCTGATTCAGCTTGGCGGACTTGGAATTATGTCATTTGCCGTGCTGATCTACATGATGCTTGGAAGAAAAGTCGGTATTCAAGATCGAATGGTGATGCAGCAGGCATTAAATCAGACAAATATCGGCGGTGTCATCCGCCTGGTGAAGTACATGTTCATATTTGCTTTTGCCATTGAGTTTGTCGCAATGATTTTCTTATCGATTGTGTGGGTCCCTGAATTAGGCTGGAGAAAAGGTGTTTTTTATGGGTTTTTCCACGCGATTTCCGCGTTTAATAATGCAGGATTTGGTCTTTTCTCTAATAATCTAATTAATTATGTCGGGAATCCCATTATCAATATCGTCATTAGTGCTCTTTTCATTGTAGGTGGAATAGGCTTTACCGTATTGGTGGATATGTGGCAGAATAAGCGGTTTAAGAAATTCAGCCTTCATACAAAAATTATGCTGATAGCCACGCTTGTTATAAATCTGATGTCGATGCTGCTTCTTTTTGTTCTTGAATACGGAAATCCGGGTACACTGGGAGGGCTCTCACTTGCAGATAAGCTGTGGGCATCCTGGTTTCAGGCAGTTTCACCAAGAACTGCCGGATTCAATACACTTGATATAGGAGCTATGCATGAAGCATCCATCTTTTTCATCATGATTCTGATGTTTATTGGAGCAGGAAGTGCCTCAACAGGAGGCGGAATTAAACTGACCACGGCCATCGTTATTTTTTTGGCTACCCTGACTTTTTTAAAGGGGAGAAAGGAAATTACCGTTGGCAAGCGTGCACTTGATGGGGGTTACATTGTAAGAGCATTATCCATTACCATCATATCTATTCTTTTTATCGTCGCTGCGATCTTCCTCATGACGATTACAGAAAATGAATCCTTCCTGGAGATTGCGTTTGAAGTAGTCTCAGCATTTGGTACCGTCGGGCTCTCGATGGGAGTAACAGCCAACTTTACGGATTTCGGAAAAATTGTTCTCGTCTTTATCATGTTTCTTGGGAAAGTTGGACCGCTAACCCTTATTTATTCTCTCGCCACACCTTCCGGAAAAGAGCTAGTGAGATACCCGAAAGAGGATATCCTGACTGGATGA
- a CDS encoding DedA family protein — MKEFIFGILEMLADLGYAGIAIGLMIEIIPSEIVLGYGGYLISLGRIEMFGAVVAGVIGGTFAQLFLYWLGYFGGRPILEKYGKYLLIKRKHLDMSEEWFEKYGTGVIFSARFIPVVRHAISIPAGIAKMPVWKFTLYTVAAIIPWTILFLFLGIQLGSNWMHIKEYAQPFVIPIVIIFILIIAVYLFAKSSRKSKTI, encoded by the coding sequence ATGAAAGAATTCATTTTTGGAATTTTAGAAATGTTAGCGGATTTAGGGTATGCAGGAATCGCCATTGGACTGATGATTGAAATTATACCGAGTGAAATTGTCCTCGGATACGGGGGCTATCTGATTTCCCTTGGAAGAATAGAAATGTTTGGAGCGGTTGTTGCCGGTGTTATCGGCGGTACGTTTGCTCAGCTTTTCCTTTATTGGCTTGGGTATTTTGGAGGGCGGCCTATTCTTGAAAAGTACGGTAAATATCTTCTCATAAAAAGGAAGCACCTTGATATGTCAGAAGAATGGTTCGAAAAATATGGAACAGGCGTTATTTTTTCAGCAAGATTTATTCCGGTTGTAAGACATGCTATTTCCATTCCGGCGGGGATCGCTAAAATGCCTGTATGGAAGTTTACTCTTTATACAGTAGCTGCCATTATCCCATGGACGATTCTCTTTCTGTTTTTAGGCATACAGCTAGGAAGCAATTGGATGCATATCAAGGAATATGCCCAGCCATTTGTTATTCCGATTGTTATCATTTTCATCTTGATTATAGCCGTGTATCTCTTTGCTAAAAGTTCAAGAAAAAGCAAAACCATTTAA
- the tatA gene encoding twin-arginine translocase TatA/TatE family subunit codes for MGSLGFGEILLILVVALLLFGPKKLPELGKAAGRTLREFKNATRGMMEEDDDKAAAKKTEEQARP; via the coding sequence ATGGGCAGTTTGGGGTTTGGAGAAATTTTATTGATTTTAGTCGTAGCATTGCTGTTATTTGGACCGAAAAAGCTGCCGGAGCTTGGAAAAGCGGCGGGCAGAACGCTTCGTGAATTTAAAAATGCTACACGCGGAATGATGGAAGAAGACGACGATAAGGCAGCGGCTAAAAAGACAGAAGAACAGGCACGCCCATAA
- a CDS encoding amino acid permease: protein MEQKKWGFWLLSAFVIGNMVGSGIFMLPSTLAQMASPMGAASAWLVTGLGVLMIAFVFGNLSMRKPELTGGPQSYAKAMFKSEKTGKVAGFSMVWGYWVANWISNVAIITSFAGYLSTFLPVMKDPAVLFTIGSQDFEKGRLLTFAVCTILLWGTHTILVNNLNAAGRLNFAATASKVIGFMLFIGAALFAFQGASTGEWYFDVQSAAGEPQGLFKQVQLAAVSTLWAFVGIESAVILSGRARSQADVKKATIFGLFVALTIYMITTLLTMGVIPREELMQSDKPFVDVLSLFIGDGGGIAMAVLALISLFGSTLGWILMSSEVAYQAAKSGIFPAAFGKNNKKGSPVVSLTITNIMSQLFIFSVISGTISEAYTFLTTSATLAYLIPYLVSSIYYLKLVINGETFNEIKGSRLREGTIASLALLYSVYVIISGTSDLKTFFLGIGLFLVGFIVYPLLNRNKKSEGRKLETDTETLK, encoded by the coding sequence ATGGAACAAAAAAAATGGGGCTTCTGGCTTCTCTCCGCATTTGTTATCGGAAATATGGTCGGATCCGGTATCTTTATGCTTCCAAGTACGCTTGCGCAAATGGCAAGCCCGATGGGGGCAGCCTCTGCCTGGCTGGTGACGGGTCTTGGGGTATTAATGATCGCTTTCGTATTTGGAAATCTTTCCATGAGAAAACCTGAATTGACGGGCGGACCGCAAAGCTACGCTAAGGCGATGTTCAAATCTGAAAAAACCGGGAAAGTAGCGGGTTTCAGTATGGTTTGGGGCTATTGGGTTGCGAACTGGATCAGCAACGTTGCCATTATTACAAGCTTTGCAGGTTATTTATCAACGTTTCTTCCTGTAATGAAGGATCCTGCCGTTCTTTTCACCATTGGATCACAGGATTTTGAAAAAGGCAGACTTCTTACGTTTGCTGTTTGTACGATTTTGCTGTGGGGCACTCATACCATATTGGTGAATAATTTAAATGCTGCCGGCCGGTTAAATTTTGCCGCAACGGCTTCAAAAGTAATTGGATTCATGCTTTTCATCGGAGCTGCTTTGTTTGCATTCCAGGGTGCTTCTACAGGTGAATGGTATTTCGATGTACAATCTGCTGCAGGAGAACCGCAGGGACTTTTCAAACAAGTTCAGCTTGCTGCTGTTTCCACACTATGGGCTTTTGTTGGAATTGAATCCGCCGTGATCCTCTCGGGACGGGCCCGTTCACAGGCAGATGTTAAAAAAGCAACCATCTTCGGACTGTTTGTAGCATTGACTATTTATATGATTACAACGTTGCTGACCATGGGGGTTATCCCAAGAGAAGAACTTATGCAGTCAGATAAACCTTTTGTGGATGTATTATCTCTATTCATTGGAGACGGCGGCGGAATCGCGATGGCTGTGCTTGCCTTAATCTCTTTGTTCGGATCTACTCTTGGATGGATCCTAATGAGTTCAGAAGTGGCTTATCAGGCAGCTAAATCAGGTATTTTTCCTGCTGCATTTGGTAAGAACAACAAAAAAGGAAGTCCTGTTGTTTCCCTTACGATTACAAACATTATGTCCCAGCTGTTTATTTTCTCTGTTATTTCAGGAACAATCAGCGAGGCTTATACGTTCCTCACTACTTCTGCCACACTCGCCTACTTGATTCCGTACCTTGTTTCATCTATTTATTATTTGAAGCTGGTCATCAATGGCGAGACGTTTAACGAAATTAAAGGTTCAAGATTAAGAGAAGGAACCATTGCTTCTTTGGCCCTATTGTACAGCGTGTATGTCATCATCTCAGGCACATCTGATTTAAAAACTTTTTTCCTCGGAATAGGGTTGTTTCTAGTCGGGTTTATCGTATATCCGCTGCTTAATCGAAATAAAAAATCTGAAGGCAGGAAGCTTGAGACAGACACGGAAACATTAAAATAA